From a region of the Thermus caldilimi genome:
- a CDS encoding NAD(P)/FAD-dependent oxidoreductase, producing MEHTDVIIIGAGPAGLFAGFYVGMRGLSFRFIDPLPEPGGQLSALYPEKYIYDVAGFPKVYAKDLVKGLVEQVAPFNPIYSLGERAETLEREGDHFKVTTSSGNTYTAKAVIIAAGVGAFEPRRLGAPGERELEGKGVYYAVKTKAEFQGRRVLIVGGGDSAVDWALNLLGTAKEITLIHRRPQFRAHEASVKELFKAHEEGRLTVLTPYEVRRIEGDTQVRKAVIFHNGTQEEKELEVDAVLILAGYLTKLGPLANWGLELEKNKIKVDTTMATSIPGVYACGDIVTYPGKLPLIVLGFGEAAIAANHAAAYANPALKVNPGHSSEKAEEKAPA from the coding sequence ATGGAGCACACCGACGTGATCATCATTGGCGCGGGCCCCGCTGGGCTTTTTGCGGGCTTCTACGTGGGCATGCGGGGGCTTTCCTTCCGCTTCATCGACCCCTTGCCCGAGCCTGGGGGGCAACTTTCCGCTTTGTATCCGGAGAAATACATCTACGACGTGGCGGGCTTTCCCAAGGTGTACGCCAAAGACCTAGTGAAGGGGTTGGTGGAGCAGGTGGCTCCCTTCAACCCCATCTACAGCCTGGGGGAGCGGGCGGAAACCCTGGAAAGGGAAGGGGATCACTTCAAGGTGACCACCTCCTCCGGGAACACCTACACCGCCAAGGCGGTAATCATCGCCGCCGGGGTGGGTGCCTTTGAGCCCAGGCGCCTGGGTGCCCCTGGAGAAAGGGAGCTCGAGGGCAAGGGCGTCTACTATGCGGTGAAGACCAAGGCCGAGTTCCAGGGCAGGCGGGTCCTCATCGTGGGAGGTGGGGATAGCGCCGTGGACTGGGCCCTGAACCTTCTGGGCACCGCTAAGGAGATCACCCTGATCCACAGGAGGCCCCAGTTCCGGGCCCACGAGGCCAGCGTGAAGGAGCTCTTCAAAGCCCATGAGGAAGGGCGCCTTACCGTGCTCACCCCCTACGAGGTGCGGCGGATCGAAGGGGATACCCAGGTGCGCAAGGCGGTGATCTTCCACAACGGGACCCAGGAGGAAAAGGAGCTAGAGGTGGACGCCGTGCTGATCCTGGCGGGCTACCTCACCAAGCTGGGGCCCTTGGCCAACTGGGGGCTGGAGCTGGAAAAGAACAAGATTAAGGTGGACACCACCATGGCCACCAGCATCCCCGGGGTCTACGCCTGCGGCGACATCGTCACCTACCCGGGAAAGCTTCCCCTGATCGTGCTGGGTTTTGGCGAAGCCGCCATCGCCGCCAACCACGCCGCCGCCTACGCCAACCCTGCCCTCAAGGTGAACCCCGGCCACTCCTCGGAAAAGGCCGAGGAGAAAGCCCCGGCCTAA
- a CDS encoding LabA-like NYN domain-containing protein, with protein sequence MRVALFIDGSYMYLATKRLGWNVDHRRVLTQFATPEQLYNAFYYVPITDPEDERQQRFIDALVFMGYTVRSRLVRGEARFEAMMATDLLTTAPRWDRAIVASGSGELAHTFSALRALGKEIHLLGVHELADLELRNQADRFLNLPEWREVLERTLGGRRTYAGYPVEATVEVPPAPVEDAQS encoded by the coding sequence ATGCGGGTTGCCCTTTTCATTGACGGATCCTACATGTACCTGGCCACCAAGCGCCTGGGCTGGAACGTGGACCACCGCCGGGTGCTGACCCAGTTCGCCACCCCGGAGCAGCTTTATAACGCTTTCTACTATGTGCCCATCACCGATCCCGAGGACGAGCGTCAGCAGCGCTTCATCGACGCCTTGGTCTTCATGGGCTACACGGTGCGAAGCCGCTTGGTGCGGGGGGAAGCCCGGTTTGAGGCCATGATGGCCACGGACCTCCTCACCACCGCCCCCCGCTGGGACCGGGCCATCGTGGCCAGCGGTTCGGGAGAACTGGCCCACACCTTCAGCGCCCTGAGGGCCCTGGGGAAGGAGATCCACCTCCTCGGCGTGCACGAGCTGGCGGACCTCGAGCTCCGCAACCAGGCGGACCGCTTCCTAAACCTCCCCGAGTGGCGGGAGGTACTGGAGAGGACCCTGGGGGGCCGCCGCACCTACGCGGGCTATCCCGTGGAGGCCACGGTGGAGGTGCCCCCCGCCCCGGTGGAAGACGCCCAGTCCTGA
- a CDS encoding DUF402 domain-containing protein, with protein sequence MDWPLAPGDRVRVEFWKFPGDVLHYFWEARVVEVRPEGVLTLLPQGGTFHHVAKGKAVVLDHNAYVAFFPGAWYSGGPDVREGRVLEYYWNVQTPAEWTGRGFRQYDLELDVKCRADHTCQVFDREEFLAKRSLYPSLWVEEAEKAVEAILHHMWQGRWPVLPPGEPLPWIERI encoded by the coding sequence ATGGATTGGCCGCTTGCCCCTGGGGACCGCGTTCGGGTGGAGTTTTGGAAGTTTCCCGGGGATGTGCTCCACTACTTCTGGGAAGCCCGGGTGGTGGAGGTGAGACCCGAAGGCGTCCTGACCCTTTTGCCCCAGGGCGGGACCTTTCACCACGTGGCCAAGGGGAAGGCGGTGGTGCTGGACCACAATGCCTATGTGGCCTTTTTCCCTGGGGCTTGGTACTCCGGGGGACCGGATGTGAGGGAGGGCCGGGTGCTGGAGTATTACTGGAACGTGCAGACCCCAGCGGAGTGGACGGGAAGGGGTTTTCGCCAGTACGACCTCGAGCTGGACGTGAAGTGCCGGGCCGACCATACCTGCCAGGTCTTTGACCGGGAGGAGTTTTTGGCCAAGCGCTCCCTTTACCCCAGCCTTTGGGTGGAGGAGGCGGAAAAGGCGGTGGAGGCCATCCTTCACCACATGTGGCAGGGAAGGTGGCCGGTGCTGCCTCCCGGGGAGCCCCTTCCCTGGATAGAACGGATCTAG
- a CDS encoding YgaP family membrane protein, giving the protein MAVNESTTDRVIRFILALVLFYFAFQSASPWNWILGIVGVVLLFTAVTGFCALYKVLGISTKK; this is encoded by the coding sequence ATGGCGGTAAACGAGAGCACCACCGATAGGGTGATTCGCTTTATCCTGGCCCTGGTCCTCTTCTACTTCGCTTTCCAGTCGGCATCCCCTTGGAACTGGATCCTGGGGATCGTGGGGGTGGTCCTCCTCTTCACGGCGGTCACCGGCTTCTGCGCCCTCTATAAGGTCCTGGGCATCAGCACCAAGAAGTAG
- a CDS encoding tRNA-binding protein: MDALQAFQVLDLRIGRILKAEPHEKARKPSYKLWIDLGPLGIKQSSAQITELYRLEDLVGRLVVCAVNLGTRVIAGFPSEVLVLGARDAEGQVVLLTVEREVPLGERVF; encoded by the coding sequence ATGGATGCCCTACAAGCCTTTCAGGTTCTGGACCTACGGATTGGCCGCATCTTGAAAGCAGAACCCCACGAGAAGGCCCGGAAGCCCAGCTACAAGCTCTGGATCGACCTCGGGCCCTTAGGGATCAAACAGAGTTCTGCCCAGATCACCGAGCTTTACCGCCTCGAGGACCTGGTAGGCCGCCTGGTGGTGTGCGCGGTGAACCTGGGCACACGCGTGATCGCGGGCTTCCCCTCCGAGGTTCTGGTCCTGGGGGCTAGGGATGCCGAGGGCCAGGTGGTCCTCCTCACCGTGGAGCGGGAGGTACCCCTGGGGGAAAGGGTCTTCTAG
- a CDS encoding SIS domain-containing protein has protein sequence MASWMRTEAEEAPKVIERLLRENEDEVRSLARFLRKRPPALTLTVARGSSDHAALFAKYLLEARLEWPVLSLAPSVLTLYRARPRVPFPSLFLAFSQSGESPDLLEAVSAYRSQGALTVALVNQEESPLAQVAEVVLPLHAGEEKAVAATKSFLAMLAATLHLLAHLVEEARLRQVLPGLPEALHRALEASGELGYLEDAENLFVLGRGFTYPVALEGALKLKEVAALHAEGFPAAEFLHGPQALLEAGFPVLALVQKDEALDAFLSTLEGLKAKGVHLLVLSPEPDALALADSPLALPVASEPEVTPLLLAQAFYPKAEALSRARGLDPDRPRHLTKVTRTR, from the coding sequence ATGGCCTCTTGGATGCGTACCGAGGCGGAGGAGGCTCCCAAGGTCATAGAGCGCCTCCTTAGGGAGAACGAGGACGAGGTGAGGAGCCTGGCCCGCTTCCTGAGGAAGCGCCCCCCGGCCCTCACCCTTACCGTGGCCCGGGGAAGTTCCGACCATGCGGCCCTTTTTGCCAAGTACCTCCTCGAGGCCCGCCTGGAGTGGCCGGTTCTTTCCTTGGCCCCTTCCGTCCTCACCCTTTACCGGGCCAGGCCCCGGGTACCTTTTCCCTCCCTTTTTCTCGCCTTTAGCCAAAGCGGGGAAAGCCCCGACCTTTTGGAGGCGGTTAGCGCCTACCGCTCCCAGGGAGCCCTCACCGTGGCCTTGGTGAACCAGGAGGAGAGCCCCCTGGCCCAGGTGGCCGAGGTGGTCCTTCCCCTCCATGCCGGGGAGGAGAAGGCGGTGGCCGCCACCAAGAGCTTCCTCGCCATGCTGGCCGCCACCCTTCACCTCCTGGCCCACCTGGTGGAGGAAGCCCGCCTGCGCCAGGTTCTTCCCGGCTTACCCGAGGCCCTGCACCGGGCCTTGGAGGCCTCGGGGGAACTGGGTTACCTGGAGGATGCGGAAAACCTTTTCGTCCTGGGGAGGGGGTTCACCTACCCCGTGGCCCTCGAGGGGGCCTTGAAGCTCAAGGAGGTGGCCGCCCTGCACGCGGAGGGGTTTCCGGCGGCGGAGTTCCTCCATGGTCCCCAGGCCCTTTTGGAAGCGGGTTTTCCGGTACTGGCCTTGGTGCAAAAGGATGAGGCCTTGGATGCCTTTCTTTCCACCCTGGAGGGGTTAAAGGCGAAAGGGGTTCATCTTCTCGTTCTCTCCCCGGAACCCGATGCCCTGGCCCTGGCGGATTCCCCCCTGGCGCTTCCCGTGGCCTCTGAACCCGAGGTAACCCCCCTCCTCCTGGCCCAGGCCTTCTACCCCAAGGCGGAGGCCCTATCCCGGGCCCGGGGCCTGGATCCGGACCGGCCCCGGCACCTCACCAAGGTGACCCGGACCCGCTAG
- the uvrA gene encoding excinuclease ABC subunit UvrA, whose translation MDRIVIRGAREHNLKNISLELPRGKFIVITGVSGSGKSTLAFDTIYAEGQRRYVESLSSYARQFLGVMDKPEVESIEGLSPAISIDQKTTSHNPRSTVGTVTEIHDYLRLLYARIGTAYCPECGRPIEKQSASEITDRLLKNPPGTRAILLAPLVRGRKGEYRKLFQQLMKEGYARVRVDGVIHLLEEAQNLNLEKYEKHDIDLVIDRVVLKEEERPRIAEAVELALLRGEGLMRVLYPDSGQEELFSEKFACPEHGSVLEELEPRIFSFNAPYGACPACSGLGYKQEFDPELIVNPELSLAEGAILPWARGRDTGRSYLWDRLRALAEHMGFDLKTPFKDLPEEAQQAVLYGLPEPFEVVFRRGGKETFRVEVHYEGVIPWLQKRYQEAESEGVKEVLEGFMSQKPCPVCGGTRYKKEVLSVRVADKNIAEVSALPVREALEFFRNLEAHLSPFQAQIARPILREIAERLGFLVGVGLDYLTLDRAANTLSGGEAQRIRLATQVGSGLTGVLYVLDEPSIGLHPRDNQRLIQTLKRLQSLGNTLIVVEHDEETMRAADWIVDMGPGAGIHGGEVVAEGPLEAILQNPRSLTGAYLRGEKRIPVPRERRKGNGKWLVLKGAREHNLKNITLKIPLGRFVAVTGPSGSGKSTLIHDVLYAALAQRLMRAKITPGAFEVLEGLEHLDKVVEIDQSPIGRTPRSNPATYTGIFDEIRDLFAKTPEARKRGYGPGRFSFNVKGGRCEACGGDGTVKIEMLFLPDLYVPCEVCKGKRYNKETLEVKLRGKSIADVLDMTAEEALDFFGNVPTIARKLQLMVDVGLGYMRLGQPSPTLSGGEAQRIKLATELGRKATGRTLYILDEPTTGLHFDDVAKLLNVLHRLVDAGNTVVVIEHNLDVVKTADWVIDLGPEGGDRGGEIVAEGTPEEVALTGSPTGIFLARIPEIAERLKVAAD comes from the coding sequence ATGGACCGCATCGTCATCCGGGGGGCACGGGAGCACAACCTCAAGAACATCAGCCTGGAGCTCCCGCGGGGCAAGTTCATTGTCATCACCGGGGTTTCCGGCTCGGGCAAGAGCACCCTGGCCTTTGACACCATCTACGCGGAGGGGCAGCGGCGCTATGTGGAAAGCCTCTCCAGCTACGCCCGCCAGTTCCTGGGGGTCATGGACAAGCCCGAGGTGGAAAGCATCGAGGGCCTCTCCCCCGCCATCTCCATCGACCAAAAAACCACCAGCCACAACCCCCGCTCCACCGTGGGCACGGTGACGGAGATCCACGATTACCTCCGCCTCCTTTATGCCCGCATCGGCACCGCCTACTGCCCAGAATGTGGCCGCCCCATTGAGAAGCAGTCCGCCAGCGAGATCACCGACCGCCTCCTGAAGAACCCCCCAGGCACCCGGGCCATCCTCCTGGCCCCCCTGGTGCGGGGGAGGAAGGGGGAGTACCGCAAGCTTTTCCAGCAACTCATGAAGGAAGGCTACGCCCGGGTGCGGGTGGACGGGGTCATCCACCTCCTGGAGGAGGCCCAGAACCTAAACCTGGAAAAGTACGAGAAGCACGACATTGATCTGGTGATCGACCGAGTGGTCCTTAAGGAGGAGGAGCGCCCCCGCATCGCCGAGGCGGTGGAGCTCGCCCTCCTGAGGGGCGAGGGGCTCATGCGGGTCCTTTACCCGGATTCCGGCCAGGAGGAGCTCTTCTCCGAGAAATTCGCCTGCCCCGAGCACGGAAGCGTCCTGGAGGAGCTGGAGCCCCGCATCTTCTCCTTCAACGCCCCCTATGGGGCCTGCCCTGCCTGCTCAGGTTTGGGTTACAAGCAGGAGTTCGACCCTGAGCTCATCGTGAACCCCGAGCTTTCCCTGGCCGAGGGGGCCATCCTGCCCTGGGCCCGGGGGCGGGACACGGGGCGAAGCTACCTTTGGGACCGGCTCCGGGCCTTGGCGGAACACATGGGCTTTGACCTCAAGACCCCCTTCAAGGACCTGCCGGAGGAGGCCCAGCAGGCCGTGCTCTACGGCCTTCCTGAGCCCTTTGAGGTGGTCTTCCGCCGGGGAGGCAAAGAAACCTTCCGGGTGGAGGTCCACTACGAGGGGGTCATCCCCTGGCTGCAGAAGCGCTACCAGGAAGCGGAGTCCGAAGGGGTCAAGGAGGTGCTGGAAGGCTTCATGTCGCAGAAGCCCTGCCCCGTGTGCGGCGGTACCCGCTACAAGAAGGAGGTGCTCTCCGTAAGGGTGGCGGACAAGAACATCGCCGAGGTTTCGGCCCTGCCCGTTCGCGAGGCCCTGGAGTTTTTCCGGAACCTCGAGGCCCATCTCTCCCCCTTCCAGGCCCAGATCGCCCGCCCCATCCTGCGGGAGATCGCGGAGAGGCTGGGCTTCCTGGTGGGGGTGGGGCTGGACTACCTCACCCTGGACCGGGCGGCCAACACCCTCTCCGGAGGGGAGGCCCAGCGGATCCGCCTGGCCACCCAAGTGGGAAGCGGCCTCACCGGGGTGCTCTACGTGCTGGACGAGCCCAGCATCGGCCTCCACCCCAGGGACAACCAGCGCCTCATTCAGACCCTAAAGCGCCTCCAGAGCCTAGGCAACACCCTCATCGTGGTGGAGCACGACGAGGAAACCATGCGGGCCGCAGACTGGATCGTGGACATGGGGCCGGGAGCCGGCATCCACGGAGGAGAGGTGGTGGCGGAAGGCCCCCTGGAGGCCATCTTGCAAAACCCAAGGAGCCTCACCGGGGCCTACTTAAGGGGGGAAAAGCGAATCCCCGTGCCCAGGGAGCGCAGGAAGGGGAACGGCAAGTGGCTGGTGCTCAAGGGGGCCCGGGAGCACAACCTGAAAAACATCACCTTGAAAATCCCCCTGGGCCGCTTCGTGGCCGTAACGGGACCTTCGGGTTCGGGGAAGAGCACCCTGATCCACGACGTCCTCTACGCTGCCTTGGCGCAAAGGCTCATGCGGGCCAAGATCACCCCGGGGGCTTTTGAAGTCCTGGAGGGCCTGGAGCACCTGGACAAGGTGGTCGAGATCGACCAGTCCCCCATCGGCCGCACCCCCCGCTCCAACCCCGCCACCTACACCGGCATCTTTGACGAGATCCGGGACCTCTTCGCCAAGACCCCGGAGGCCAGGAAGAGGGGGTATGGCCCGGGCCGCTTCTCCTTCAACGTGAAAGGGGGGCGGTGCGAGGCCTGCGGCGGGGACGGCACGGTGAAGATCGAGATGCTCTTTTTGCCCGACCTCTACGTGCCCTGCGAGGTGTGCAAGGGCAAGCGCTACAACAAGGAAACCCTCGAGGTGAAGCTCAGGGGCAAGAGCATCGCCGATGTCCTGGACATGACCGCCGAGGAAGCCCTGGACTTCTTCGGGAACGTGCCCACCATCGCCCGCAAGCTCCAGCTCATGGTGGACGTGGGTCTGGGCTACATGCGCCTGGGCCAGCCCTCCCCCACCCTTTCCGGGGGCGAGGCCCAGCGGATCAAGCTGGCCACGGAGCTGGGCCGCAAGGCCACGGGCCGCACCCTCTACATCCTGGACGAGCCCACCACTGGCCTCCATTTTGACGACGTGGCCAAGCTTCTCAACGTGCTCCACCGCCTGGTGGACGCCGGCAACACCGTGGTAGTCATCGAGCACAACCTAGACGTGGTGAAGACCGCGGACTGGGTCATCGACCTAGGCCCAGAAGGGGGCGACCGGGGCGGGGAGATCGTGGCCGAGGGTACCCCGGAGGAGGTGGCCCTCACGGGTAGCCCCACAGGGATCTTTTTGGCCAGAATCCCCGAGATCGCCGAGCGGCTGAAGGTGGCTGCGGACTAA
- a CDS encoding TetR/AcrR family transcriptional regulator — protein MTVREYQKKRRRERIFQAAMALFRQQGFRETTATDIAKAAHVSRGTFFNYYPYKEAVLLEYGSLLLADLRGEVRRRLAQEDPLNVLFFLFQRLAAFTQGEKDLLLPLLYELLNPDPVRAKAAFLALPLGDLIAEVLKPLREKGVVRQDLSLERMGRTLADLYFLAALRWAAYTPNRDFGEEMEKSLSLALEGILVRSQPAQVSRKSAKAKA, from the coding sequence ATGACCGTGAGGGAGTATCAGAAAAAGCGGCGCCGGGAGCGCATCTTCCAGGCAGCCATGGCCCTTTTCCGTCAGCAGGGTTTCCGGGAAACCACCGCCACCGATATCGCCAAGGCCGCCCACGTGTCCCGGGGTACCTTCTTCAACTACTACCCCTATAAAGAAGCCGTGCTCCTGGAGTATGGAAGCCTGCTTCTAGCGGACCTCAGAGGGGAGGTGAGGCGGCGCCTGGCTCAGGAAGATCCCCTGAACGTGCTCTTTTTCCTTTTCCAGCGGCTTGCGGCCTTTACCCAGGGGGAAAAGGACCTCCTCCTGCCCCTTCTTTACGAGCTTTTAAACCCCGATCCCGTTCGGGCCAAGGCAGCTTTCCTGGCCCTGCCCTTAGGGGACTTGATCGCCGAGGTCCTGAAGCCCTTGCGGGAAAAAGGGGTGGTGCGGCAGGACCTTTCCCTGGAGCGCATGGGCCGCACCTTGGCCGACCTTTACTTCCTCGCCGCCTTGCGCTGGGCGGCTTACACCCCTAACCGGGATTTTGGGGAGGAGATGGAGAAGTCTCTGTCCTTGGCCCTGGAGGGGATTTTGGTCCGAAGCCAGCCTGCCCAGGTTTCCAGGAAATCCGCCAAAGCCAAGGCTTAG
- a CDS encoding FAD-dependent oxidoreductase translates to MRAWLAFLLFFGLGLAQYDLVVYGATPQGVAAAVAAAQEGLKVLLLEPGQGIGGVLTQGWLATLDLAKDREGLLQGGLFRDFYRRIGQEASFDVRRAEEAFWAMLREAGVEVRLQTPLDRVEVEASRLALVAIPEGPLQAPYFVDATDTAELAFRAGASFTMGREDTGLDQRSMAATLVFRLEGVPWGAVLLALNYEGQVQRTGAGAWGRSGWGFGGLARGYVASDPSRYALRGLNLARQEDGSLLVNALLLFGVEGVDPLNLERLRLEAALEVERVVAYLREKDPLLFGTARLAGVAPSLYIRESRHLKALYRLRAEEVLLGRTFPDAVALGGYPLDGQAYFPGETPYLLGTPAPYGVPFRSLVPRELRNLLVVSQAAGFDSAAAFSARVVPLQMALGEAAGVAAALLRKAPQAGLTKVPLADFHELAASAQGLEALRRRLAQRGARLSSPEGGRVEAERPGYREAVALLRRGLFAGPYYLKGSLGLSEPILLGDFLADLEHYYRAKGPEERLRVVLKARELFREELQKPLKRFTLNQLLQALGEGKLPGADPVTRGEAALLLYRLLP, encoded by the coding sequence ATGCGCGCGTGGTTAGCCTTCCTCCTTTTCTTCGGCCTGGGGCTTGCCCAGTACGACCTGGTGGTCTACGGGGCCACCCCCCAAGGGGTGGCGGCAGCCGTGGCCGCGGCCCAGGAGGGTCTAAAGGTTCTCCTGCTGGAACCGGGGCAGGGGATAGGGGGGGTCCTCACCCAAGGGTGGCTGGCTACCCTGGACCTGGCCAAGGACCGGGAGGGCCTCCTCCAGGGAGGGCTGTTTCGCGACTTCTACCGCCGCATCGGGCAGGAAGCCTCCTTTGACGTGAGGCGGGCGGAGGAGGCCTTTTGGGCCATGCTCCGGGAGGCGGGGGTGGAGGTGCGGCTTCAGACTCCCTTGGACCGGGTGGAGGTGGAGGCAAGCCGCCTGGCCCTGGTGGCGATCCCCGAGGGCCCCCTTCAGGCTCCCTATTTTGTGGATGCCACCGATACCGCGGAACTCGCCTTTCGCGCCGGGGCCAGCTTCACCATGGGACGGGAGGATACGGGGCTGGACCAAAGGAGCATGGCGGCCACCTTGGTGTTCCGGCTGGAGGGGGTGCCCTGGGGTGCCGTCTTGCTGGCCCTCAACTACGAAGGGCAGGTGCAGCGCACGGGGGCCGGGGCCTGGGGCAGGAGCGGTTGGGGTTTTGGGGGGCTGGCACGGGGGTATGTGGCCTCCGACCCTAGCCGCTACGCCCTCAGGGGCCTCAACCTGGCTCGTCAGGAGGACGGGAGCCTGCTGGTCAACGCCCTCCTTCTCTTCGGCGTGGAAGGGGTGGACCCCTTGAACCTGGAGCGCCTGCGCCTGGAGGCGGCCCTCGAGGTCGAGCGGGTGGTGGCCTACCTGCGGGAGAAGGATCCCCTCCTCTTTGGCACCGCCCGCCTGGCTGGGGTGGCCCCTAGCCTCTACATCCGGGAAAGCCGCCACCTGAAAGCCCTTTATCGCCTGAGGGCTGAAGAGGTTCTCCTGGGCCGGACCTTTCCCGACGCCGTGGCCCTGGGGGGGTACCCTTTAGACGGCCAGGCCTACTTTCCGGGGGAAACCCCTTACCTTTTGGGCACCCCCGCGCCCTACGGGGTGCCCTTCCGTAGCCTGGTGCCCCGGGAGCTTAGAAACCTCCTGGTGGTTTCCCAGGCGGCGGGGTTTGACAGTGCGGCCGCCTTCTCCGCCCGGGTGGTGCCCCTGCAGATGGCCTTGGGGGAGGCGGCAGGGGTGGCGGCCGCCCTCTTGCGGAAGGCCCCGCAAGCAGGGCTTACGAAGGTGCCCCTGGCGGACTTTCACGAGCTGGCCGCAAGCGCGCAGGGCCTCGAGGCCCTGCGCAGGCGGCTTGCCCAGAGGGGGGCCAGGCTTTCCTCCCCGGAGGGAGGCCGGGTGGAGGCGGAGAGGCCAGGGTACCGGGAGGCGGTGGCCCTCCTGAGGCGGGGGCTCTTCGCCGGACCCTACTACCTGAAAGGTTCCTTGGGGCTCTCCGAACCCATTCTCCTAGGGGACTTTTTGGCCGACCTGGAGCACTACTACCGGGCGAAAGGGCCTGAGGAGCGCCTCAGGGTGGTGCTGAAGGCCAGGGAGCTTTTCCGGGAGGAACTGCAAAAGCCCTTGAAGCGCTTCACCCTGAACCAGCTCTTGCAGGCGCTGGGGGAGGGCAAGCTTCCGGGTGCCGATCCCGTGACCCGGGGGGAGGCGGCTCTTCTTTTGTACCGGCTTCTGCCATAA
- a CDS encoding NAD(P)H-dependent flavin oxidoreductase: METAITRMLGIRYPIVAAPMFLVSGARLLQAVAEAGAIGVIPSLNFRTHAGFREFLETFPPGLPFGVNLILKDNPRLEEDLEAVAERKVPLVVTSLGDPTRVVEQVKTYGGVVWCDVVGLRHGRKAVEAGADALVAVASGAGGHAGGISPFVLGPWLREELGVPVLIAGGIATGRQLLAALALGDGAYIGTRFIATLESEAPLEYKEALLRATPEDIQYTPEVTGVPANFLRESLERFRQGGGKAWKEVYSAGHGVAFIREIPSAKEVVVRLLAEYQEAKQALP; the protein is encoded by the coding sequence ATGGAGACCGCCATTACCCGCATGCTGGGTATCCGTTATCCCATCGTGGCCGCGCCCATGTTTCTGGTTTCTGGGGCCCGGCTTTTGCAGGCGGTGGCCGAGGCCGGGGCCATCGGGGTTATCCCCAGCCTCAACTTCCGCACCCACGCCGGCTTTCGGGAGTTTTTGGAGACCTTTCCCCCAGGGCTTCCCTTCGGGGTGAACCTCATCCTGAAGGATAACCCCCGCCTCGAGGAGGACCTGGAGGCGGTGGCCGAGCGCAAGGTGCCCCTGGTGGTTACCTCCTTAGGGGACCCCACCCGAGTGGTGGAGCAGGTCAAGACCTATGGCGGAGTGGTCTGGTGCGATGTGGTGGGCTTAAGGCACGGGAGAAAGGCGGTGGAGGCTGGGGCCGACGCCCTGGTGGCCGTGGCCAGCGGGGCTGGGGGGCACGCTGGGGGAATAAGCCCCTTCGTCTTGGGGCCTTGGCTTAGGGAGGAGCTCGGGGTACCCGTTCTCATCGCTGGGGGCATCGCCACGGGAAGGCAACTCCTTGCCGCTTTGGCCTTAGGGGACGGGGCCTACATCGGCACCCGCTTCATCGCCACCCTGGAGTCCGAGGCCCCTTTGGAGTACAAGGAAGCCCTTTTGAGGGCCACTCCTGAGGACATCCAGTACACCCCGGAGGTTACCGGGGTACCCGCCAACTTCCTGCGGGAGTCCCTGGAGCGCTTCCGCCAGGGTGGGGGCAAGGCCTGGAAGGAGGTCTACTCCGCCGGGCACGGGGTGGCCTTCATCCGGGAGATCCCCTCGGCCAAGGAGGTGGTGGTCCGGCTTTTGGCTGAGTACCAGGAGGCCAAGCAAGCCCTGCCCTGA